From the genome of Nicotiana tabacum cultivar K326 chromosome 2, ASM71507v2, whole genome shotgun sequence:
CCGAAGCTAGAAATTTTCCCAAGggtattcaaatttgaaagaagtaaaaaaaattcccgacaaagggtgttcaatatgtgttatatacctctaaaacgtaatattttacctatatacacagTGCAATGTTTCAACGAAGAGTTGTCCACCCTTGTGAccatgtggcttcgccactgTGTTCTACTAGTAGGTCggtaaatttgaaaaaaataaaataatactatatactatataaaTTTATGTATTGGTTGGTGCATAGAAATTTCTTCCATGTACATGTTAACATTCGTTACGGAAAGTTGATGAATAAGTGTGGTCAAAAAGAGGACCGAGTCTTTTAAAGAAATGATGCATATAATACCTTAGGTATAAAAAAAAGTAGGAGAAGGTACGGAAGTGTTTGATATATGTAAGACAAAACATAAGTTCATATGAAACGCGTGTTTTTTGAGTTTATTGCAGTAACATACAAGAGTAGagtaattgttttaaaaaaaaaaaacagttttgGTGACAAAGTTTGATGTGTCCACAGGTGGAAGAATTCAGAGATGCAATAATGGAGTATCCATTGCATTCAACAGGTCTCATTGACCCCCCTAAAGTTCTTGCAGATATAGTTGAATCTTTGATTGGTGCAATCTATATTGATTGCAATTTCTCCATGGATACAACTTGGAAGGTGCTTTAGCTTTTTTCACTTTGAAATATCATACAATATTCTTTTTCTAGCTTATCATTGTACCTTTGGGGGCATGGCCGAAGCTAGAGGTGCAGAAGGGATTCATTTGAATCCCATTCGCagaaatatacatatatatatatgttgaaccACTTTGGTGAAAATTCGGTATGCACATTGCTAACACAACACTATGTGTATTTTGATGACAGGTGGTAAAAAATTTGTTGCAGCCTCTAATTACTCTAGGAAAACTCGAGATTCATCCAGTTACGAAAATTAACGAGTTATGCCAAAAGAATGGATTGAAAGCAGAATTTGTTGATTCATGGGAGGAAAGAGGAGAGGTTGAAGTTCATGTTAATGGCAAATTTGTTGGAAAGGGGAAGTTTAGTGGAAAGAAAATAATTGCACAAAATCGGGCTGCACACAATGCTTATTATCAAGTTGTCACAAATTTGAGGATGGAAAAAACTATTGATGATTACCCTTGTGAtgaaatacaaaactgaaataGGCATTAATTAGCATATTTCATATATTATTATCTGTCATTTGAATTTTGACTTCTTAAAAAAAGTTTTTTGCATGTAATTTCATAGTGATCTCGTGAAGACGAGAGAAAACAAATATTGCTTTTAGAAAAGCGTTTTAAAGTCTTTCACTCCTTAATATTTTGTGTCCTTGGTTGCATCACCTTTATTATTTTGCTGTCAATACTTTTCTTTTTTACCCCTAGTATTTTCATCTTAATCTTTTTATTCTTGTATTTTCCAAACCTGCTATAAAACAGTTTTTCTTCAGCTGAGAGTCTATCAGAAACAGTTTCTCTATCTCACACAAGGTAGGAGTAAGATACATTGCACGTTCCTCGGACCCGGAGCCAGGATTTAAGTTCTATGGGTTCAACCATCAATTGTTTTGGCATTGAACCTACTATATTTTttaagttatgagttcatatctattatttattgCAATATAGTGATTTTTACTCGTAAATTTATGCTCCGCGTAAAAAATATTGGATTCAGTTAAACCCGATAACTTTAAGCTCCATACCCGCCCCTGCTCAAACCCTACTTATGAGAtcacactgggtatgttgttgttgattcCATCACTCAGATATAATTACAATATGTCGTATCAAAAGGAAATACAACGTAGAAGACATGCAAACTGAGAATAATGAAGATTTCGATAGTTAAACTCGGATAGCAATGTCAGCAATACTCCGTAGAAATAAATCAAAATTGAAAGAATGATGGACGAAGAACAATAAAAATGTAAAGTAGAGGCTTAAACTGTATTAACGAAATATTTTTGTTTATATCAATTAAAAAGAGTTTAAGTTGTATACTAATGGCATAAAAGATATTTACAGAGTAATATTAGAACGATCAAGCATGAAGTGACACTTCGATCAGCTTCTCTACATCGTGCTTTTTTTTTTAGAGTTCAAaccagctcttttttttttttttttgcttatttaATCATACGGTATCTGAAGTCCACTAGTTCACGTCTTGTAAGCTTATTAGGAGGTTAAATCATTTCTtataaaaaaattctttcttttcaAGATTTGAACATGAGACTTTTGGATAAGAATAAAGTAATTTCAATCATTCCACCACCTTCGCTAATAAGTGTAATAATTTTCTTTATATCTTTTACTATCGAAGTAATATCCTAGTCACAAGGATAAAAATATGAAACTCCcattcttttaaattttatgatattttaaGTTCATTTCTAATTTATCCTGGGAAAGATTTGAGTTCTGTTGGGATAAGTGAACCAGAAAATGCTGGTAACATAGTAATATTTGCCCGCTTTTGGAGCAAACATGCACGTATATTGACAATTTTAAAGCAGACAAATATTAAAAGGAGTATTTTCAcactttatatataatttttatattaaatttTAATGTGCGAAATTTTTGCAAACCCAACATATTCAACCTACAAAATTAATGGATATGATAAATTTTAGTATTTTACCACATACGTAAAACCTTGAGATCAACCTGAAGACAATGTTGAGCCGTTCACGAGTTTGACATATTGAGAAAATTGCTTGTTTTTAATTTCTTTCCCTTTTGACATTCGGGGGAAAATTACTTAATGCATTCTACACACAATTGGTTAAGTAACTTGTCTTAGGAGATTTCGTTTCTTAGTAAGCATGGTCACATTTTCTTTTCTTGtccttttgttctttttgttggTGCTGGTCAAAATATAGAGTTCGAAAGGGCTGGGTTAATATAATTTTGTTAATATTCTGTAttcgaaaatatattcaaaatcaGTAGCAATGAAAAAATTAGAAATGTAGAAGAACAAAAATTAATCCGAGCCCATTGAATTCACAGCGTTTCCTTAAGaaacttaatcccctcctagtacccgagttttaggattatttcctcccaggatagaacggataacctcactggtgtagcggtacttcaaaccccagtgaccaacgaactcaaagaacatTAGCAAATCACACTCCTgttaaatggctatttacgcAAAATCGGAGGAAAACTTTAAATTACGGATACAAATAGGTCGATTTGGACTAAATATTAAtgtttaacaaataaatttggtcaaaAAATTTACTCAATCAAATCATTTgaccgaagccgagcgagcgacgacgacgacggtgcGAGGTTTGctttcttctcaactctttaagagctagaagaagtatAATCATATATATACTCAACAAATGAGCTTTCCTCCTTCAATATGGGACATATAATAAGACCCAAACTCTAAAAGATTGTTTTGATTCTAATCAGGTGCAACTGCTGTACTAGTAGTATCAGAATAATTCATCAACCTGGTACATTCTTCAACAGACTAGTTAGTTGCAGTGGAAAAAGTAGGAACGCAGATACATGAGAAGAAACAATGAACTGTGGTATGACTATCTCTGTTGCATCAACTAGGTTGGGATTGTGGTGTACGTGCTGTCGCTGTTGCTGTTGCAGCAATCTTTCAGGAGATTTTGTAATATCAAGTGATATAAGTTGAACtttaagaaagatgtgatgattATATAGCTGACTCAAATTTGTTTGGGACTGAGGCTTAGTTATGGCTGTCAACTATCTTTATCTTATTCTGCTGGTTTACTTTATGATAGATCTTTCCACCTTTGTGGCAGAAAATAGGAGTTCCAGCAACTTTAAGCTTTTCTTATTGACATTAATACTTTTAATAATCAACTCAAATTTCTGCAGTTAGGGTGGCCTTGTATTTAAAATTGACAAAAACTCATATAGTTATCTGTATGTGCCAAAGAAAAGCTGCTATTTACCAAATACATGTGTATATGGTCAAAATCGATTTTGCCCTTCGTGTAATTAGTcaaaattggaacatgatggACCAAAGAccgtcttcataatatcgagatgagatcCGAAGCCAGGTTATCAAACTCAAGGTTCAGGGACCGACCAATAACGAGCTcaaagtcaatatcgagctcgagtcaataccgagcccgagtcaatatcgagctcgagtcgatatcgagctcgagatccGGAGATCGATCAATACCAAGACCAACCAAGATCGAGCTATGAGACAAAGAGCCGTTGTAGCCGCACTTAGGGGGAGAATTTCGGTGGGAATTAAAGAAaagctaattaattaatctatcatgagatatccactatgtattttttaataTATCCAAAGCAAGATTTttccactatattaagagtggtATCATTTCTGTAAGGGCAGATTGAACATCCAGAGAAGAAAACATTGATGCACTTACATTCTAAATATTACTACATTGATATATAGTTGAGATTATCCTTTTTTGAGCTTGGACATTGATTCATCTCGCTTGTTTATAAATCATTCTCTActcaatttggtttgtatttcattccttTATATAGTCAATATTCAATATATTTCTATTTACTTTTCCGATTCATACCAAgctataccacgtatccttagaactacgtataaatttaactctatctgttttttggataaacagtttggcgcccaccgtggggctaaggataatagtggtaatttaGTACGAATCTCTGTGAAACAcgctattttacacttgctcttggaagtgtctttgatttcaggctgaAAACGACgaattctcaattaatggccctacctatcaaCAACGAAGctgccttcaagatgagaacaacaacctgACGACGGGGATGAAAGTCCACCAGTCGATCTTGTTGGAGCTCGGGCCATAGGTCCAATTGACGAtgattcgcatgtggccatcgagGCAAACCAACGTTCCGACCTTGAAAATAACATTCGTGGTggaactcgatctgcagctcgaaatacccaaaacGCTGAGGAAAGCTGAAtaagcttgcgtatgattttcgaaatgttgcaagctcaacaagtagcaatagcctagttacagagccaaacccaggcaccgaccaggctcgagcccagtccacccagagaagtcacccacaaaacgggGCCATCTATAGTGAGGTCgaatgaacaagaatcggggactaatcccgaaattattaagatgctcgaggaactgtcAAAACGAATAGAATCAGGAGAAAGGAAGATCAAAGCAAATGACCAAAAgatggaaacttataactccagggttgattagatcccgggggcaccaccgatattgaagggcatGGATTCTAAAAAGTTTGTGCAAAAGCCTTTCTccccgagcgcggctccaaaaccgatccctaaaaagttttgcatgcccgaaattcctaaaataatggaacgaccgaccccaacgaacacgtcacctcttacacatgttccATCAAAAGAAAATGATCTAGAATATGACGAGATCGAAtatgtattattgaaaaaatttggtgaaactctgtcaaagggagcaatgatatggtatcataatttaccgcctaactctatcga
Proteins encoded in this window:
- the LOC107789836 gene encoding ribonuclease 3-like protein 3 → MENPKQEVNLVSLYTSSSENLHLTEEMNQITLNDETQIVLERSVEEVEKIIAYKFKNPNLLQQALTHSSFEENCASYERLEYMGDAVLSLLIATEHYLDYPDLPLGKLTRLRAANVDTEKLARVAIKYNLHDYLRHKKPLLKGQVEEFRDAIMEYPLHSTGLIDPPKVLADIVESLIGAIYIDCNFSMDTTWKVVKNLLQPLITLGKLEIHPVTKINELCQKNGLKAEFVDSWEERGEVEVHVNGKFVGKGKFSGKKIIAQNRAAHNAYYQVVTNLRMEKTIDDYPCDEIQN